The Cygnus olor isolate bCygOlo1 chromosome 2, bCygOlo1.pri.v2, whole genome shotgun sequence genome contains the following window.
AACCCTGGCCTTTGCCATaacttttcaaagatgaaagaGAACGGCCTCACAATATCAGCCAGCCAATGACCATTACCAGTCACAGATGCATCCCATAAACGTGTGTCTTAGGAGTTCCTTTAGTTGATCCTCCTCAACCAAGGGAAGATCTCCCTTGCTGTAGCCTTTCCCAATAGCATGAGGGGCCATTGATTCCTAAATGCTGGTCTTACCAGTAGATACCAGTGCAAAGGAGGCATGAAGTTGTTCAACCTTTTCCATGTCCCTTGTCATGAGGTCTCAGTCTCCTGTCCTATTTAGCAGCAGGCACTTATTTCCCCCGATCTTCCTTCTGCTTGTAACATATGTAGAAGTCCTTGTTGCCTTTCACATCCATTGTTAGACTCAACTGCAGGAGGCTTGGCTTTCCTGAGCCTGTCACTGCCCATGTGCAGAGGGTCTTTATGTCCCTTACAGGTTACCTGTCCCCACTTCCACCTCCTGAATGGTaacagccttccagtacctacaAGATGCATACAGATTCATCACAGTGGTAAAATGGCAGGTCCATGAAAGGCAGTGGGAAAGATCTGAAACAAGACATTCATACTAAAAGAAAAGCCTTCCCTGGTCCTccaaaaaaaagccaagcacCAGGACACGTTGCCAGGAGATTGTGCAGGCTGGAAAACCTCCCAGAATGGAGGTAGGACCAACTCAAgtcctgagcagcctggtctgacCCCAGCAGTAGCCTTGCCATCTTGATGAAGAGACCCACCACCACACCCAGCCAGCTTGGTCATCAGCATCCATCAGAGAATAAGTAGACAATATTTGGATGTTATCAACCACTGGAAGGTGTCAAGGTGTATACCCTAGATACTATTAGGATGTTTGTAGGATGGAGTGAACAGCCAAGCTGCCCCTCTGGTCACTTACTAGCGGACTGGAGATCGTTCTTCAGAGGAAGATAAGACAGTCCTTGTGGAAAGTACAGTGCCTCCCCATTTCCCCAGTTACCTTGTGAAGACCTGTCCATCTACAGTTTGCTTCCCTTCCACAGCTTTAGCTCCCCACCCTGCGTGTTTTATTAAGTGGTAATGTTTTTAGTCCCCAGCCTCTTCACATAGCCCACTTGTAGCCAAAACATCCCTTAGACCATGCGTTGTCACTTGATTGAGCAATGCAAGCCAATTCCCCCAGAAATGTTTCTACTACAGCAAGAATTCTGCTGTACTCACCATATTCCTACCTACCACGCTCCAAGGGGGGTGCTCACATATTTGAAGTTTAACAGACAAAATAAGACTGACAATTTTTGATaggccattttttttattgagttCAGATCATGTCTCCCATGGTGCGCGTAACGCACTACGAAAACAGAATACAGAAGATCACTTTAGTAAATGCACACTGGTTATTAAGCAATGCTACTTTTTGGCAAAGTGCTGTATTTTGTCGGTTTTCAGCTTGTGTTAAGCTATTAAAAGAGCCAGACATTCTTCCATATCAAAAGGTCTGCTACAAATAGAGAAGTGGCTCTAGAAAGAAGCTGCCATAGATGCATAGACTGATGTACAGTATTAATCCTAACTGAAATGTCCCTTTTGAGTCTTCAAGTTTGCTGTGTAAAGTTACACCAAGAAGGCACAGTTTAAAATGCAAGTCTGTCCATTGACCAATACATatgaaaatagcatttctgaAAGATTCATGAATATCCATCAGTATGAGACAGTGCAAGGCCTCcacttttacaagaaaaaacacattttaatacagTTCAAAAACCATATAAAAAGCCACACAGCTCactattaaaacagaaaaccaaaacaaatctAATTGCCCAATAGCTCCAGGCATAAAATGGGGCTAGAccaacataaatatttaaaacaaattaacaaaaagCAATTGATGCAGTACTATCTCACACAATAATATGGTTTCCAATATTACAAATTGaaaagcacagctttgtgcAACAAAACAGTTTATATCCTGAAAGATATAGGCGTTCATCACCAGAAAGTTATCTAGTAATGTAGTATTAAAAAAGATCAGTTTCTCCCAACTCTAGGAGCAGTCTAAAGTTGCATTTACTTGCCTGCTAAGAACAAACCAAGGCTCTCATTTTAATGCCGGGGAGCCTTTATACTCTCAACTCCATCTCCCCACTGAGATTCAAAGGATTACTTACTCCTTCCAACACAGGGAGGTGGAGGCGCCATCTTCCTTCATTTAACTTTAGGAAAATTAAAGCTGAAGGAAAGTAGTTACTTACatatcaagaaaaataacacaggaaAGCACAGAGTTTTCCTGAGCTAGAAAGCTGTCAGGGAGAAGGAAGTTTAAGTTGGACAAAGAGTTGGAGTGATAAAGGTAGATAATCTGAGACAAGTAGAAGTATTTATGCCAGTGTACAGATGTGAGACTGGTGAAACTACAGCTACTTGCAGGTAAACCAGAATATTTGGGCCACAAAAGAATTTTTGTATGGACATAGGTACATACTGCTGGAAATAGTAACAAAACCCCTATCTGAGGCTCACGATGTGAccaattttgttctctttcacAGTCCATATGAACTCCATGTGTCTAAAAAAACCTAGCATATCCAGGTAAGCACCACTTGCTCTTACACATTTAACTATTTGTCAACATCCCTTTGCAACAATCATAACTAAACTCAGGGAAGCAGCAAAACTGCGACGAAACAGTATTTTAAGTGCTGTTCTCCATACCCTAGGTATGTTCCACAGCAATTCCAGCTGCACTCCATGCAACACCAACACTACATCGAGGCTAACTCAGGTTGTTGGGCTTTTGCAAAACTACAGCATTTGGCTGGattgaaaataaagcaatgcaGGCCTGGAATAATTCACATTATTGACCTTGCCCAATTTCCAGAGACCCCCCACATGACTCCTTACACTAACTTCTGTATAAGGACTACTGGAAGACATAACTGAATGCAACATTAACACTTTAATGCCCTAGGCACtaaacacagggaaaaacagTTGAGCACTGACAGAAAGGAGGTAAATTTACAGATTTCCCCCTTCTTTCTGTGAagatttctgcttcttcacCTCCAAAGCCATTTTACCTACTTCCTAGATAAATCTATCAGGGTTCAGTGTGCCACGTGGCTACCGTGCCATATGCACTCTGTTAACAGGTAAACTTTAAGTGCCCGCCTCCTTCCAGAATTCTCAAGTATTTGTTGGTTTTGAAtggcttttcttccctgttgGCCTACAGAATTCAGGTCCAGGCCTTCTCTGCCCAgctgaagggaagagagagcaCTGTGATGTGCCTCAATTTATACACTTATCTTTGTGTTTAATTAAGACTTTCAGCacacttttctccctttcacaCCGCCCTTCATTTCCAGTCACAATTAAACTCAGACTTCATTGGAGAGGGGGACTAGAGAAGGTTTGTTAGGAAAACTTCTGGTAAGAAACAACTTTCAGCTATTTTTGAGCAACTTTCAACCcgtaaacaagaaaaagaatctaACAGCAAATAGCAGCTCAGAAATAGCTGAGCATCAGACtgacttctttaaaaagcagtcaTCTACAACAGGATTAGAGTAAGAACAGTTGTTCCACCATCTTTTTCTGTAACTAGACAGATTAAATGGAATAGGTTAGGTCTTGGAAAATATGTCTGTCTTAGAAGACAAGAAGAGttagagaaagggaagaagagaactCAAACTGTACCAGGTAAAACAGTTCAGCTCTCTGGGTTACGCATCTGCACTTAACCCATAGGTCCACTTTTCCTTTCACTCCACTGTGAGGTACTACATCTGCAACACCAGTGCCATGTCATACTGCAGGAATATCGAGGGGACATTGAACCCATATTACGTACCCAACACAACTCTAGACTCCACTCAAACACAGATAGGTACTAGGCAATTTATATGAGATGTCCTTCTTGTAACAGTTCGGCATAGCTATGTAAAATCCACTGGCAGCTACCGTATTTCCTTGTTAGAACGTAATCATATATGCTGAATACAGACAGATACACAAGCTGTCAAGTACTTCTCATTAAAGCATATGGCTAACCTCAGATTTTCTAACTCCGCTTTGATTAATGCAAAGATGCAACTGATTTTCCATCTCAGTTAAGTCTCCTTAACTTCGGTGGTCCTCAGAGACCACCTAAGAACCCATCAGTTTATAAAACAGCACAAACTGTTGCACTGACAGGCTTCCAAGACACTGATATTAAACATCATGTAGGACTTGCAGCAAGATGTTTGGAGGTGTCTCGTTTCAAACGCACGCAGCACTAGTTATGATTGTGTCTGAGGGAACGATAATCAGCTTCGGATTGACCACACTTACCTACGCATGAAAACAGGAGCAACCTAAGAACCAATTAGACCATAGATTAAAACCCCGAGAGCCGTCAGTAATTGAACTGACGCTGGCAAGGCTGGTGAACAAAGAGTCCGTTGTGCTTGAGTTGCCGAGAGTGGCAATCCCTGGTAAGGTTTTGGCGGCGGAGCCCATTTCTGTTGAGATAGTGTCTTTCGCTGTGCTCTTTTATCCAGTGGGTAGGACGAAAGCTCTTCgatttttccagaaaagttGAACGAGTAGCAAGAGCTGTGACGTAGCAGTGAACACGCTGCCCCGTTTCATTTTGGGCCTCCAGTCTGAAAACACAACAAGCACTTTTAGATTGTTACCAAGTTAGCGTTGAAAAGAGGCAAACTATACAGGGCATGAGAACTTCAACATCGGGCAGGTCAAGCAGGGGCACCCTTATTCTACTGGAAAACGATTTGGGCCAACGTTAGGCCAAGtcaattcaggaaaaaaaatcacattggtAAGTAGGGTGTAGTGCTGCCAACTCactttttctgcagaggcaACACAATAGCCTCGAGCTATTATGCTATTGtgcctttccttccctgccccacCTCCCTAACCCCAAGATGCAGCACGGATCAGAACTACAAGGCTACTTGCGTCACTGATCCAGCTTTAGAAGACTTAAATTTATCCGCGGGGCTaagtttggtttaaaaaaatcaccttgaACATCATTTGTTCggtctgaaaacaaaagcacactGATGGAAGTGTACAGTTGGATCACTGGCCACACAAGTAAACCCAAACAACGTTCATGCAGAAGAATGGGAGAGAGACTAGTGGTGACACACGCTGGGAATAACTCAGCAGGGTCGCTCTCCAGCCAGCCCTCTTGATTTCATGAGCAGAGAGCCAGCAGTTGTGGCAAACCCTTACTCCATCATGCACTAGTGAGACACACAAGAGCAGCCTATGCAAGCAGGGACTGACACACTGAGAGGACTTCCCTACTTCCCAGAACAATCACTGGATTTCCTAAAAACTtccaaaggacaaaaataaccTTGCAGTTTTAGAAGTAAAAAAGCAAATCCCAAGTCTGAGTGCCACAGCTGGAGTGAGACCAGTGGCACCAGCACTACTTGCCTTCCCCCTTCCTGCCCCAGGACTCAGGTACTTGTCAACAACCCAGCAGTGCCCAGAACGGTGTCCGCAAGGCCAGGAGCTTGCTCAGGCACAAGCAAGGTGCCTGTTGGGAAGTCTTTCAGCACTAGCATGCCTCTGTGAAGTCCATTAACGCCGGGGAGGGTTAATTGCACTTGTCGTCCAATATCTGTGAGCTCCTGGAGAGCCTGCAGCAAGTCTGGGCTGCCATGCCCCCGGTACACCCTCTCAGTCTTGCTCTTGCAGTTGATCAGCACAGACATGAGCACCCTCTACCTCTCTCCACTCTGTGTGGAAGGGATGTGCTGTCAGTACGGAACTTcaccctgcctctcccctctacttttttcctttaaatataaaaatccaCTTGATCTACTTGCTTTTTAGCCCCCTGGGTATAGCTGCACTCAAGCCTACAGACTCCAGAATAGTCACATACGGCATGCTcgttttctcttcttccctcatTAGATTTGTTCTAAACCCAACACTTTAAATATGAAGCAAGAAACAAGTGAATAGGATGACACAAATCAACTCATTTCACAATTCAGTTAATTTTTGCTATACATACTGCACCACTTTAATTTACTAGAGGGTGCCTGCAAATATGGGGCTATCATTTTCTTTATGTGGAGGTCCCTCAACACGTTCAGTGGTGGAGCTGGAACTCCAAATGAAGTCTTAGTAGTGAAAGGCATAAGAAACTAGGGGGCCAAACCACTGTTATAGGAACACCCATAACCTAAGCATGCTTTTGCTTCATGTCATTAGCTACAGAAGGGCATCAACTGCTAACACAAAGCATTGTGGTTTACTATGGAAAAATACGACTAACTTAAAGAACAGAGGGAAGTTTATGCAACATCCTTTTGCTCTGAAAGAAATTTAGGAGGAGCAAATCGAGATTTCCTCCACAGAAGGAGGAAGACCAATTTGAAATTCTTGCTGAAGATGCTTTTAACTTCACACGCCCCTCAAATGCTTTACAAGCCAGTGCTGAAAGAGtaataaaaagtggaaaaataaatgaaaaaaaagagactgggATAGCAGATACTGTTTGAATTATCTAGGAGGCCATGCACTCTTGTGAAGTGTGGCACTGTGGTACCTTACTGTTTGCTCTTGGTAGCCTGGCACTAGTGGGCCCCAGGCACTGGAACCGGGCTGACAAACCCCTATCCTCACGGTCAAGTCTCATTTTGGAGGGGCTGTGTCTAAAGCCAGCCTGCTGCTACACACACTCTGCTGTGTCCCCAGCATCTATTCTGCCAGAAAGCTAAGCGTCCTGCTAGTTGCGCTACACAGCCAGGCCTCGTAAGAAACATTATGGGATTCAGACCCCACAACAATTAACGAGATTTTTCTGCACTTAGCATTTTGGCTTGTTAAAGCAGATGTAGTTAGGCTCGATCAATTCACATTATTTGGCACAAAGGTTAGTCCTAAAAATGAGTATTGTTTTGGCATACAAGGCTCTAGAGGAAGCGGTGTTGCTAGCAGGCTGATCAAACACAAAGCACTGTCCCAAAACAGGAGTACTTACTGTGCCAGCGTGCCTTAAGCAGCTTTTCTTGGCCCTACAATGTTAAATGGCCAACCATTAAATCACTGGGGACTCCAAAACAGTTTGAGACTCATTGCATCAATGTTATTGATTTTTCCAGTTTGTAATTTACCTCAGCTTTAGACTTAAACTACTCCCGGTTCCGCCACCCGAAAGTGTTACATTTTACGCACAAGCCTAGGTCATCTAAATAAAGCAGCAATTCAGAAGTCAGCATGAAGAAACTTGGTGATACGCCAGCTGAGGATCTCAGCTTTAGCTTCCCAACACATTCAAGTAGCTTAACATAATACAAGATGCCAGTATAAATTCTTTGGGAGAAGCGCCTCTCGTTCACAAGTCACCAGAGAAGTCAGTATCCGCCTTCAGGTGTTCCTGTCCCCTGGAGATTCGCAGTTTAGATAAACTGGCCTACTGCCTTTCACCAGGCCATGCCTAACACCCTGTGGTTACCTCAGCTTCCCTcagatctttgttttaaaggtgCTGTGCGCACATAGCCTCCTACCAAGTTAAGCTCAACCCTTGATGCTTAACATCACAAACTGCCCTCCCTAAATACCTACAGCAATCCCCTGTTCTCTAAGATCACTGGTATCAGCGCCGTGCTTCATTACCCAGCAACATGCATTATCTCAAAGTCACCCAGTTCTTCAAATTAAGAGCTTCAAGTGTGGCAAGGAGCTGATCAGAAAAGGCAGCGGGCATCTCCCTAAAGCAGCTTGATCACTGCACTCACTGTTTTCCTAGACAAAGCTTACTATACTACAATTTCTTTTAACTACAGTTTCTAGGGGTGTCAGGAAAGGTCAGTCTATTGCCAAGGATAAACAAAACATCCCATTGTTTCTAGTTAAGGGAACACAGACAAATATGGAGCCATGATGGCAAAGATACATTCTATCTGTACACATACACGTGCTATATTATACAGATGTCTATATTATAGAGATGTCTATACACTGGCCATTTAACACCAAGGAAGCAGTGCACCAAGCCCTGCTACTGCAGCAATTCCACATGGCCAGACCTTTAGGACCCAACGCTAAAACAGCACAGCTTCTTACCCTGCTAGAAGTTTACAGTGCAAATTTTTACCTTGTGGGGAGTAAGTCTATGAGtatcagtttaattttgtaCCACAAGCTGTGTGTGGAAGATTTAATCTCTTGTCCTAATCTATCACTGGGTTAGAGTAACAAAAAGACTTTCCTGACAGGACTGTTGAAGTAGTATTTTTCACCTCAAGGTGACTGAAAAGGTACTGACTAATGCTTATGAAAAAATACCGATAGCTATGGAGGGGGCAAAGTGCTTTCAAGTCTACATTACCAGCCACACAGTTAACTGCCAGACCTGGAGTGTGTTCTGAGGGAGCAACTGGGCTCCATAAATACGCACCGCAGAGCCAAAACAGCATCACCAACTGCTTCATGGCCCAGTCATCCCCTAAGATTTTCCTAGGCAGGCAGCTCTGACCACCCTACTCCACTTGTGCAGTATTCATGCTTTATTCACTCGCTCCGGAATAAGCTGGAAAATTCAGTATTAAGTGTCTACGCTGATGAAGTAGAAACCAGATAGTTTCGCGACAAGGCGGGAGAAGCGAGACGTACCTGGGACTACCCGGGCTGGGGAACTCCTCGTCCCCGCAGCCAGGCTCGTTGAGGCTGTGGCAGGCGTTGTGGACAGCGTACACGGACATGCTGGGGTGCTCGATGAGGAGGTTCTCCATAGGACTGGTCTCCACCTTGATGGCGGTCAGCCCACCGGCGGTGAAGCACGGCGGAGGGGTGATGAACCAGCTCTCCTCCATGGGGCAGGACTCGAACTGGATGAAGCAGGACTCGCTGGCCTCCGGCAAGTGCTCCAAGGGGGACGGTAAGCAAGAGAAGACGGGCGAGGTGTCGGCGGCCGGCGCTTCGGCGAGGTCCGCTTCCTCCGCGGAGCAGTTGGTGCAAGCGTCTGCTGCAGGTGAGGAAGCCACGGACATTGGCGAGGGCAGGAGGACGCAGACAGCAAGGTCGAAAAGAGCCAGACACAggatataaaaacaaagaaacagaaatacaccCCTATCAGCATGTACGCAAAATTTGTTTTACCAgcaaggggaggggaaaagg
Protein-coding sequences here:
- the TP53INP1 gene encoding tumor protein p53-inducible nuclear protein 1 isoform X4, translated to MFQRLNNMFMGDIDSLSSQEPEFSEKEDDEWILVDFIDACTNCSAEEADLAEAPAADTSPVFSCLPSPLEHLPEASESCFIQFESCPMEESWFITPPPCFTAGGLTAIKVETSPMENLLIEHPSMSVYAVHNACHSLNEPGCGDEEFPSPGSPRAKKSCLRHAGTTGGPK
- the TP53INP1 gene encoding tumor protein p53-inducible nuclear protein 1 isoform X3, which gives rise to MFQRLNNMFMGDIDSLSSQEPEFSEKEDDEWILVDFIADACTNCSAEEADLAEAPAADTSPVFSCLPSPLEHLPEASESCFIQFESCPMEESWFITPPPCFTAGGLTAIKVETSPMENLLIEHPSMSVYAVHNACHSLNEPGCGDEEFPSPGSPRAKKSCLRHAGTTGGPK
- the TP53INP1 gene encoding tumor protein p53-inducible nuclear protein 1 isoform X2 produces the protein MFQRLNNMFMGDIDSLSSQEPEFSEKEDDEWILVDFIDACTNCSAEEADLAEAPAADTSPVFSCLPSPLEHLPEASESCFIQFESCPMEESWFITPPPCFTAGGLTAIKVETSPMENLLIEHPSMSVYAVHNACHSLNEPGCGDEEFPSPGSPRLEAQNETGQRVHCYVTALATRSTFLEKSKSFRPTHWIKEHSERHYLNRNGLRRQNLTRDCHSRQLKHNGLFVHQPCQRQFNY
- the TP53INP1 gene encoding tumor protein p53-inducible nuclear protein 1 isoform X1, which encodes MFQRLNNMFMGDIDSLSSQEPEFSEKEDDEWILVDFIADACTNCSAEEADLAEAPAADTSPVFSCLPSPLEHLPEASESCFIQFESCPMEESWFITPPPCFTAGGLTAIKVETSPMENLLIEHPSMSVYAVHNACHSLNEPGCGDEEFPSPGSPRLEAQNETGQRVHCYVTALATRSTFLEKSKSFRPTHWIKEHSERHYLNRNGLRRQNLTRDCHSRQLKHNGLFVHQPCQRQFNY